One part of the Polycyclovorans algicola TG408 genome encodes these proteins:
- a CDS encoding bactofilin family protein, translating into MSKLFGGNTSSPASPSKGGSTVDTLIGRQTEISGDVRFSGGLHVDGKVRGKVLAAADKSAELSVSDSGLIEGDVRVPNIMLNGGVVGDVYASERLRMSSKARVTGNVSYKVIEMEAGATVNGQMIHESGDALASLGPNARSKTPDNDEPAAIGTELPRSVLSK; encoded by the coding sequence ATGAGCAAGTTATTTGGCGGTAACACGAGCAGCCCGGCTTCACCCTCCAAGGGCGGCTCGACAGTTGACACCCTGATTGGTCGACAGACTGAGATTTCGGGTGACGTCCGCTTTTCTGGCGGCTTGCATGTCGATGGCAAGGTCCGTGGCAAGGTGTTGGCCGCCGCAGACAAGAGTGCCGAATTGTCGGTGAGTGACAGTGGCCTTATTGAAGGCGACGTCCGTGTCCCCAATATCATGCTGAATGGCGGTGTGGTGGGTGACGTGTATGCCAGCGAACGTTTGCGAATGTCGTCAAAGGCGCGGGTCACCGGCAACGTCTCGTACAAGGTGATTGAGATGGAGGCCGGCGCCACCGTCAACGGTCAGATGATTCACGAATCGGGCGACGCACTTGCCTCGCTAGGTCCCAATGCCCGGAGCAAGACGCCGGACAACGATGAGCCCGCAGCAATCGGCACCGAACTACCGCGATCGGTGCTGTCGAAGTGA
- the erpA gene encoding iron-sulfur cluster insertion protein ErpA codes for MESELDESVIFSDAAANKVRTLLNDEEDTSQKLRVFVTGGGCSGFQYGFKFDHDTAEDDTVVIKNGVTLLVDSMSLQYLQGAEIDYRENVEGAQFVIRNPNASTTCGCGNSFSM; via the coding sequence ATGGAAAGTGAACTTGATGAAAGCGTAATTTTCAGCGACGCGGCAGCCAACAAGGTGCGCACACTGTTGAACGACGAAGAAGACACCTCGCAAAAGCTGCGGGTCTTCGTCACAGGGGGCGGCTGTTCGGGGTTCCAGTACGGATTCAAATTCGACCATGACACCGCCGAAGATGACACCGTGGTGATCAAGAACGGCGTGACTTTGCTGGTTGACTCAATGAGCCTGCAGTACCTGCAGGGGGCCGAGATCGACTACCGCGAAAACGTCGAGGGCGCCCAGTTCGTCATTCGTAACCCGAATGCCAGTACGACTT